agcatcaaaacatAGGAAAAATGAAACGATGAGCAGCGGGGCACCAGAGAGCGGGTCCTTTTCTACTCTTGCAGAGGACCTGATCCACATCCAAATCAATAGTTATGACTCGTATCAAGAAGTTCCGGGGGCGTTTGACCGTCTAAGTGGCAACAGTTTACCTAATCGACAGTTCAACCATGTACCCGTCATAAGGGTCTATGGATCCCTCCCTAGTGGCCATAACGTGTTATGTCATATCCATGGTGCCTTTCCTTATATATATGTACCTTACGATGGTGAAAAAGGCGATTCCGCGCAGACTATCCAGTCTCGCTGTACTCAACTGCACTCTTGCTTGGAAACCAAACTTAAGGAGTCCTATAACCGTAAAGGTTCagcggaagaagaagaagggaaagaaaaagagaaaaaagacGGGTTTCCAGAGAATCTGAAATTTGTTGCAGATGTTTCGCCTATAAGGGCAGTACCATTCTATGGATACCACGTTGGATATTCAGTATTCTACAAAATCTCGTTATTGAGCTCAGCTACGACAACAAAGACTGctgaatttttgagagaggGAAAGGCGACCGGAAAGCGGTCTCAGGTGTTTGAAGCTCATATACCTTTCTTATTACAATTTTCAGCAGATTACAACCTTTTTGGGTGCTCCTGGTTGAAGCTCTCTAAATGCTTCTTCAGGTCCCCTCTACTCAATCCCGCACACTCTCAAGATTTGTTGCAAAGAAACGAGTCTTTGGATGAGTTTTTAGGAAGGTTTTATCGAAAGGGAGAGAATGAATCAGGCGACGATTGCGAGAGAATAGGAAATAGTCTCCTCGAAATTGACGCTGTTCCTCAATTTATTAACAATAGAAATGAAATAGATTTCCGGGATATTCATGGCACTTTATTTGAATCTTCACAAATCGGACCTGACGAAACCCTTTTCATCCCTTCCACAAAGAATCTGTGGACACAAACCACTCATTTGCGGAAACAGTTTGGCTTAGATCCTTATCAACCGATACCAGAGCAACACAGGTTTTCTCGATTACCCGAATGGCAAAGTCATAAAGAGCTATTGTCTTTCTTGCAAAAAGCAAAGGACCGCACAATTCCtaaatcaaaaagtttctctGAAAGTGTCTCGAAATCGATGTTTTCTGCAGCAAGACACCTGGACCTTCCTCACGAATCCCTCTGCCAATTGTGGCCTGATAGCCACCCGCGGGTCGGACTTGATTTAAGTCACCGCGTACAAAACCAAAATACCAATAGGGAATCATTTAACTCAGATTCAACCTCAAACGACATCGTTTATTCATCGGATTCCGAGACCGCATCAGAGAGAGAGATGGAAATGGAGCAATTCCATAATACAGAAAACACAAAGGAAGGAAAGAAGACAGAAACTGAAGCGCGTCTGCAGTCTTCAGCGCCACTAAACCCGCAAAAAGATACCGGGGCTGTagactctttcaatgatCAAATACTTACTCAATCAATGGCGCACAAGCGACCGTCGAAAGGAGAAGGTCTGCTGAATCAGAGGCCAAAGAAACTAATCCGACCTGTCTACGCGCAAAGCATTTCAGCACCTTCTTCAGGCTTCAGATATAAGAAACTCAGTCTTGAATTTTATAatattcttcaagatctaGAAGACAGGGGAATACCCAAGATTGATTATATGGATCCATATTTTAGGAGTCCtgaagatttgaaaaaaaaggatTACATTTATTCTGGGCGGAAATTCAGTCTGAATTCAACACATGTCACTTGCCGACGGCCTATTGAATTCGCTAATAGGACTGTTCGTCTAGAATCTACTTCGGATGAGAGGCAGCCAAAAAATTCGTGGAAGTATGCAATTGCTCCTCCGACTTACTCCACAGTACATGATTACATTTTGCATACATGTAAGGTGAACTACCGTTCGCAGATTGATTTCAAAACTATGAGCAATGAGCGCGGCtacaagttcaaaagcaaCAATTCGTTGAAGGGATTGAATTCGGGAGATCACAATCCGCTCTCTCATTTgactcttgaaatttttgcGACAAGTAAAGCAAACAGGCTCCCAGatccaaattttgatcCTGTTCAACTTatcttttggaaaataGATCCTGATAGTTTTCCCATTGACATCGGTATCTCCACTGAAGGAATAATGGCATATCACGAAAAAGACGATGCTGAATTTATTTCTCATCTCAATTCTGCCTCATGGTCAACACCTGTCGCATTCTTTCAGTCAGAGGAGGAAATGATCAACGGGGTCGCTGATCTTGTGCTTTTATTGGATCCAGACATTATATCAGGGTTTGAATTGCATTCAAGTTCGTGGGGCTATCTCATTGAAAGGTTGGAATCTGCGTACGAACGCGATCTATGCGAGGAGATTGCCCGTGTTAAATATAAAACCTTTAACAAACGAAAGGATGTATGGGGATTTTCACATGATTCTGGGATTCACATCGCTGGAAGGCACACCCTCAATATATGGCGATTGCTAAGATCTGGACTCAACCTTCTCAAATACACGCTAGAAAACATCACGTTTCATGTTCTTCATGAGAGGCTTCCTCACTTTTCTCCCTCTGCTCTGACGAGCCTTTGGGAAAGCCGCTCCAATATAACCGCACTCACTACGCTTATTTCGtactggaagaaaagggtAAACATCAATATGAAGCTACTTCACAGTCAGCAGACAATAAACCAAACAATAGAGCAAGCCCGATTAATTGGGATTGATTTTTATTCAGTTATCTCTAGAGGATCTCAATACAAGGTTGAATCCGTATTGATGCGCCTTTGCAAATGTGAGCATTTTCTGGTTTTATCACCTAGCAAAACTCAGGTCCGGGACCAAAAAGCGTTAGAATGTATTCCGCTCGTTATGGAGCCTGAGTCTGCTTTCTACAAAAGCCCTTTGGTAGTGCTCGACTTCCAATCATTATACCCCTCCATAATGATAGGATACAATTACTGCTATTCTACTATCGTCGGCACAGTTCATGAATataactcaaaaaaaactgcAATAGGAGCCAGTAAAGTCAAATTTGCTCGTGGGCTTTTGCATGAGCTCGAGGATCACTTGACGATTTCTCCCAATGGCGTTATGTACCTCAAAGAAAGCGTTCGGAAATCAATGCTTGCTAAAATGCTAACCGACATTTTGCACACGCGCTTGATGATAAAAGCCACCATGAGCGATTTGAAATCGAAGAATGAAACAGTTGCTaaactgctcaacaacaaaCAAGTTGCACTGAAACTTTTGGCTAATGTGACATATGGTTACACATCTGCCTCTTTCTCGGGCCGCATGCCTTGTTCAGATGTCGCAGACAGCATTGTCCAGACAGGACGGGAGACTCTCGAAAAGGCTATTTCACTCATCGAAAGCCATTCCCAGTGGGGCGCTAAGGTTGTGTATGGAGATACTGACAGTCTCTTCGTCTACTTTCCAGGAAAATCCCGGGAAGAGGCTTTCAAGTTCGGAAAGGAGATGGCAAAAGCCATTACAACTTGTAATCCCTTCCCAATTACATTGaaatttgagaaggttTACCATCCGTGTCTACTAGTAAGCAAAAAGAGATACGTCGGGTATTCATTTGAGAAGGAAGACCAGAATGAGCCCAAATTTGATGCTAAAGGAATTGAAACTGTGAGAAGAGACGGGCATcctgctcaacaaaagataGTCGAGAAGTCTTTGCGCATTCTCTTCGACAGCAAGGATCTGTCAGCGGTTAAGAGCTACGTTCAAGATCAATTTAGGAAGATAATGAAAGGGCAGGTATCAGTTCAAGACTTTTGTTTCGCAAGAGAAGTTAAACTGGGCTCTTACAAGAGCGAGAAGACCGCTCCTCCAGGGGCGGTCGTTGCggcaaaaaaaaaggccgCTGACCACAGAGCCGGGCCGCAGTACCGTGAGCGGATACCCTATGTTGTTGTTAAAGGGAGGCCTGGCCAGATCCTACGAGAGAGATGTGTTCCTCCCGAAATGTTTTTGTCTAATGATTCTCTCGAGCTCGACGCAACTTACTACATCACGAAAACCCTGCTACCACCATTGCAGAGGTTTTTCAATCTTATAGGCGTAGACGTCTCCCAGTGGTATGTTGAAATGCCAAGATTTCAGGATATTGGAAATTATCAAGATGGTAATCTGCCTGAGTTCATGCGCACGACATCTTGTTTCAACTGTAAAAAGGAGATAAGGGAAAAGACAAAGGATTTATGCGCTGaatgttttgaaaacaaaagccaGACAATAACAAACTTACTACAAGAAGATGTCAGCATCAGGAAACATTTCAAGAGTATCCTAACTGTCTGCAGGGCGTGCTGCCAACCATTTACAAAAAATTCTCTCGACAACTTAAACAAGATTGTTACTCAGTGTGATGCTCAGGACTGCCCTGTATATTACTCAAGAGTCAAGTACAAGGGCTATATGTCAACTGCTAGGTCCGCCCAGCTAAGGGATATTCTGAAGGGCCTTGATCATTGGTGAGCAGAAGGGAAATTTTAGGTGCCATGTCTTTCAAATTTACATCGCATTTAACGATTAATCTTcatctttcaaatttttgatgctcaTCGCATAAAAGTTGTAGAGAAGCTTGTGTTTATGACTGGCTTGGTATAATCCGTGgtccttcaaaaagttcagtATGCCGTTGTCTAAGTCACTGTCgaagattcaaaagaataATAAAAGCCAAGGAAAGAATTTAACGGTTCACCCGAAAGGGCGTAAATTTCAGAAATTAACAGCTGCGACATTACGCGAAGACAAGATTGCCGCTAAAAAGAAGGCGCACAATGAGCGCAAATCCAACGAACTGAGCAGGGTCAAGTTTATTCAAGATGTCATAAGCTCGGAATCCTTTAAAGATCAAAAGGTGTTTTCTCTCGGCGAAACAGTTGTTTTTATCCAAGAGTTCATTTCGCGCGACGATGGCGAGCTCGAGGAActaaagaagaagaggagaacCAATAGGCCACCTTCTACTAGGCAGGTTGTTTTAcagcaaagaagagactACGAAACGAAGGAGCTGGCGTCTGGATTTTTGGTGCCCGACTTGGGGGACGCAGAAAATGTTGATTTCTTGAGAAAATGGAACCAGACGTTTGGTTCGTTGAATACTATGAAACTTATCAGAGTGAATGCTAAAGCGGAACAAGTCGTCGGCGGCAGCAAGGGAACCAAGCCACCTACCGATGTTGAAATGCAATGAGATGAATCAGCTAGGTTCTGCACTCGTGGTGACAGTGTATCTCGTACTTCtgtatttttgaattgctCCATAGGCTGCAAACCCCAGAAACACCGAAAGAAGCGTCatgttgaaaattttagaacTTACGCGGTTCGAGCTATGTTTTGTAGTGTCTCGCTTAAACACTATCTGGCGAACTCCATCAATAGTGGCTTCCCCGGTCAGCTCCCAGTCTTTGCCTTCAAAATTAGTGATGACTTTTAATAGTTGTTCAGGTGGCCTCTGACTCCCATTGATTACGGTGAAGAGATCCCTGTATTCTATATGTACATTATTCCCTTGGTTTTTCCACAGCATAACATGAGTGGTGCTATCCTTAAGGTTGTAAAATAACATTTCTGTTGTGTAAGTGAATGCCGTTTTGACTGTGCCAGTGCCTTGGCCTCTGACATTAGAACCTCGGAAATTTCTCATAAGTTTTGATCGTAATGGTGTATAAG
This is a stretch of genomic DNA from Lachancea thermotolerans CBS 6340 chromosome D complete sequence. It encodes these proteins:
- the REV3 gene encoding DNA-directed DNA polymerase (similar to uniprot|P14284 Saccharomyces cerevisiae YPL167C REV3 Subunit of DNA polymerase zeta which is involved in DNA repair required for mutagenesis induced by DNA damage) translates to MSSGAPESGSFSTLAEDLIHIQINSYDSYQEVPGAFDRLSGNSLPNRQFNHVPVIRVYGSLPSGHNVLCHIHGAFPYIYVPYDGEKGDSAQTIQSRCTQLHSCLETKLKESYNRKGSAEEEEGKEKEKKDGFPENLKFVADVSPIRAVPFYGYHVGYSVFYKISLLSSATTTKTAEFLREGKATGKRSQVFEAHIPFLLQFSADYNLFGCSWLKLSKCFFRSPLLNPAHSQDLLQRNESLDEFLGRFYRKGENESGDDCERIGNSLLEIDAVPQFINNRNEIDFRDIHGTLFESSQIGPDETLFIPSTKNLWTQTTHLRKQFGLDPYQPIPEQHRFSRLPEWQSHKELLSFLQKAKDRTIPKSKSFSESVSKSMFSAARHLDLPHESLCQLWPDSHPRVGLDLSHRVQNQNTNRESFNSDSTSNDIVYSSDSETASEREMEMEQFHNTENTKEGKKTETEARLQSSAPLNPQKDTGAVDSFNDQILTQSMAHKRPSKGEGLLNQRPKKLIRPVYAQSISAPSSGFRYKKLSLEFYNILQDLEDRGIPKIDYMDPYFRSPEDLKKKDYIYSGRKFSLNSTHVTCRRPIEFANRTVRLESTSDERQPKNSWKYAIAPPTYSTVHDYILHTCKVNYRSQIDFKTMSNERGYKFKSNNSLKGLNSGDHNPLSHLTLEIFATSKANRLPDPNFDPVQLIFWKIDPDSFPIDIGISTEGIMAYHEKDDAEFISHLNSASWSTPVAFFQSEEEMINGVADLVLLLDPDIISGFELHSSSWGYLIERLESAYERDLCEEIARVKYKTFNKRKDVWGFSHDSGIHIAGRHTLNIWRLLRSGLNLLKYTLENITFHVLHERLPHFSPSALTSLWESRSNITALTTLISYWKKRVNINMKLLHSQQTINQTIEQARLIGIDFYSVISRGSQYKVESVLMRLCKCEHFLVLSPSKTQVRDQKALECIPLVMEPESAFYKSPLVVLDFQSLYPSIMIGYNYCYSTIVGTVHEYNSKKTAIGASKVKFARGLLHELEDHLTISPNGVMYLKESVRKSMLAKMLTDILHTRLMIKATMSDLKSKNETVAKLLNNKQVALKLLANVTYGYTSASFSGRMPCSDVADSIVQTGRETLEKAISLIESHSQWGAKVVYGDTDSLFVYFPGKSREEAFKFGKEMAKAITTCNPFPITLKFEKVYHPCLLVSKKRYVGYSFEKEDQNEPKFDAKGIETVRRDGHPAQQKIVEKSLRILFDSKDLSAVKSYVQDQFRKIMKGQVSVQDFCFAREVKLGSYKSEKTAPPGAVVAAKKKAADHRAGPQYRERIPYVVVKGRPGQILRERCVPPEMFLSNDSLELDATYYITKTLLPPLQRFFNLIGVDVSQWYVEMPRFQDIGNYQDGNLPEFMRTTSCFNCKKEIREKTKDLCAECFENKSQTITNLLQEDVSIRKHFKSILTVCRACCQPFTKNSLDNLNKIVTQCDAQDCPVYYSRVKYKGYMSTARSAQLRDILKGLDHW
- the TMA16 gene encoding Tma16p (highly similar to uniprot|Q08687 Saccharomyces cerevisiae YOR252W RBF17 Hypothetical ORF), with amino-acid sequence MPLSKSLSKIQKNNKSQGKNLTVHPKGRKFQKLTAATLREDKIAAKKKAHNERKSNELSRVKFIQDVISSESFKDQKVFSLGETVVFIQEFISRDDGELEELKKKRRTNRPPSTRQVVLQQRRDYETKELASGFLVPDLGDAENVDFLRKWNQTFGSLNTMKLIRVNAKAEQVVGGSKGTKPPTDVEMQ